ACTATTAAAAATTTCAGTCTAATACAAATCGCAATATAGCCATCATCTGAtgattgaaacaaaaataaaattacaccTTAGTTTATACagggtataaaaataaaagaaattattttcaaaaaatcgacaacaaaaaaattttccgGTGACTTTCCAGGAGTAGTAAGAAAACTAAGCCCTTATTAAAGAAATATGTTTACGTAGTACATGTATATTATCTATATGCTGGTAGACTGATGGGGAAATCGTCTTTATCTTATACATATTCTTTCAACAGGTACcttggtcccagaggtttttgtTGGAAATTTTTCTCCGCGGGATAGAGAACGAGACACGCGAAGAGGTGAAAACAAGTTGTAAAGGGGCAAGCAAgggaaaaaacctctggttacTTTGGACTTGCATCTCACTTTCATGCAAACTACAGGGTCAGAGTGTGCTGTGCCGACCTTAGGacgctgattggttgataaTTTTCCAAACACGAAAATCAATTTGATTGGTTCGCATAATTTGAACTAACGATGGGACGATGAGGATATCTTTAGCCGTAGTTCGTTCTTAGGTAAATTTTGTCTGTCTCTATACCAgagaaataatttatttttccaaaatattacacgtgctgttgttgcgtgttgttgggagttgttgcccAAAGATTGAAACCAGTCAAACGTTTCGCTGCCCAACAATACTGGGAGtcgttgcgtccgtttgcaagtAGCTTTAGAGGAAAATTTTAACTTGCTACTCGCGACTAGTCTTTGTCGCTTCGCGCAGATCGTTCTCTTTCACGTGGAGAAAACCTTCAAGAAAAACCTGTGGGACCAGGGTATCCAACAGGCTACTTCTAAAACACTAAAATTAAACCAACTTATCTTCCCCAATTATTTCGCGATCTTGCTGCTagttcccttcttttttcgtcTGAGCGTGCCTCCATTCACTCACACAACACTACATATTATGTAAGTTGTGCTAGAAATTAATTGCCATTAAGTCCTCTTCATAAAGCGCAATTATCAACATAATGGCGAATCCAAGGACCAAACCGAAGTTCTGTAACAAGAACGTAGCAACAGGTTCTGCTTGAAGAGTTTCGCTGTGCATCAGGTCAGGAAGCTgtgttcaagaaaaaaaaaacataaaaatcatcAATTAATGTCATCGCCGAAGATGAGCTGTGAACCTGCGAACCACTGACAAGTTGCGCCCTCAAAACGAAGAGATTTCAATGTAAAACTACTTACTGGCTTAAGAACAGCTACAGGGTATGTCACGAAAAGATCTTTTGGGTGACTTCCATGACAACCACGGGCGATAAccttattccggatatcactgAGACCTCATCCAACAACAAATTTGTTTAATAGCTGAGGAACCCCATaacgtagactgcaaaacagtctttttttttctcactttctcaAAATTGGTTTAGCGTGGCTCAAGAGCCTCACCTGTGAGGCGTGTGATgcgagagaaaagaaaaacgtatttttagcgtctctccccagtctcgctcgcCGTTTTCAGCCTCTCTCGACTACTCGCACGTACTTGAATACGcgaaaatacggactgtttggCAGTCTACCCATAACGTTGTTTCATCCTAAATTGTCCATTGGGAAACGGACAGCAAGAAGAGACTTTCCATAAATTAAAGTGATCTCATTATCGACACTCCTAAAACTCTTACCATGTCCACCAATGCGACATAAAGGAACATTCCACCAGCCACAGCAAATATCCAGAAACGCACATCAGCTTCTTGACCAACGTATATACCAATTGCTAAGCCAATATAACAAGACAAGGCAGAAAGCAAGTTGGCTAATAAAGCCATCTTGACTGTCATGCCAGCTGTCAGCAAAACTGCAAAGTCCCCTGTGAcacaaggaaaaagaaaagaaaattgacttAAGTTTTATTAAAACCATTGTGTGATAATAACACTACTTCCAGgctgtaaaaatttaaaatactggTACAGCACAAATGTCTTCCCTTATCAATTTATTTAACGTCATGATTAATACAAAAACCAGTGGTCTTTTctgcggagctccacgcgcgcgtgAGCAGAGCCCCATacgtaagaaaatttggtaatctatccaGCTAAGAAATTTTGGTCATCACGTGACCGAACGTCCGTCCGTCCGcgccacaggaaaaccaatgtgaAATGCCTCTAACCGGTATTTAACTTGATAATAGACAGTCATCCATATTATGCTCAATTGACCGCTGTCAAAagaaggtatccgctgaccagagTCACATGACCGTATCACGGGCTCAGGTGCCAACTCATTGAGGCCACGTGCCTTTTTGAAgtttccgctgaccagttgttagCTTTTAATTGATAGTAGactaaagtttatgtttttcagtCACATGGTTCTCCCCTAAAGCTAAGTATAgatttgtggatttctttgcaatggtcTAAAATTCCATTGCCtgaagtaaatttaaaatgcataaaTGGGAGCTTCGCCTTCAGCTCTGGCCAATTCTATAATAATCCTATGCAACATTCAGGTGATgtatcagggtgcaaagaaagtcagtttacTTATAGCTAGCATGCAATaacccaaaagtcatttcaactggCCTGGACAGgaaggattgattacagttcttctgtaacaacttgaattttacaataatcttctcttgcccatcaggcaagttaacAACTGAATTTACTAGCCCAATGGAAAAATACACTAGCCCCACGCTATCCAAACTACTCCCTTTGCACACAGTGTATCTTTAACATAAATATTAcataagtaaataataaatgttacAGATTAGTAACCAACAATAGATGTCTGCTAAATACATCATTTGTTTGTAGTGATCTCAGATGTCAGTAGAGATGCAATACTGGCTGCCAATATCAGACCAGTTTTTAATTAAGAACCCTTTGTGGTCCTGAGCTTATTTGGGGCATCATGTAACATCTGTAACCAATACAGGGATACTTAcaatgtaaatttaaaaatcatcaAGATAATTATTTACCAAGTTCATGAGGCAGCTCATGACAAAACACAGCAATAGAAGTACTGATTCCACCGGAAACACCCGAGTTACCACCTTCTGCGAAAGCGGCACCAATGGCCAATCCATCACTGATGTTATGGAGAGTATCTCCAATGATTATCATCCATGCCACAGTGGAAATAGTTTTGAATGatggcttttctttttctaattcATCCCTGAAAACGGAGCGGCGTGATAAGCTGCGTTGAAGGCTTTTCTTGCGATTATTTGTTGTATTTTGATGACCTTGGGGAACTCTGTCTTTGGGTTGTTCAAAACCATCTTTGATATCCTGTTCAAGATTAAGAAATTTGCTTTCTTAGAATATTACAAACTCTCAGTTCAgattttagaaattttcaataaaaacaaagaaaataaaaaaaggactCTTTCAGTTCTGGTCACTTTTTTGTGATTTGCAGCTGTGAATAATGTTGCCTGCTCCAAAAACCTTTGAGCTCTTTCATATATGGAGCTAGAGATATGAGACTGGTTATTGTAACACAGAcgcaaaaagaacaaaaagtaTCAAAAACTTCAACATGTCCCTTGGTGCTCCAGGTCTGTCTGGTGTATTAGTAGTGGGTTGCAAATTATGGAATGAAAAAGttacttaaacaaaaaaaaattatgagaaTCTGCTGTTCAAGTGGCTCATCGTTACATAAATTCACATGATACATATGTTTCAAAGTCATTAACAATGTCTGTTTCCTGCACAGATACACTCTTTAATCATTCTTTGTTGGTGTTTCTGAATTTCAAATAATTACTGACAATTTGCTTGTTTGCTACAATTTAGTGTTACATCTAGTATTGCAGAAACTAAAGGAAATTAATGGTTCActgaaattatttatttgaataTCACAGATAGACTACATTGTAATCTTTCACACAGACATGGGAGAATTAATTGTTCAGAACTGATAAGCAACTGGCCAATAAAACATGAATGACttgaagaaaattgatgtttatAAGTTACTTCTGTTGATCTTTGATTATTTCAGTTTATTGATGCTTAAATGCCAGTTACACGTTTATGCCACCTTTTTAATAATGACATTTAAATTAATATCAGTATTATTGTTCTTAACATTAATTACCTCATATTCACCATCATCAGTATCTGTACCAGATACATGTTCATAAACACAGTGGGAATGTAATGTACAAGAAGGACTTGTAGTGCTGCTGCTACTAAAATTCTTTACGGAACCATCCTTTTGTGACAGAAGACCAACGTTATAACATTAACTTAAATTACCAATTTTATGTCATTGATTGATATCATTGCATATAACTgtaacatttaaaaaaacacgGACAGAACTTTagctataaattttttttaatggtaaATAAATTATTCTAATATCAAGCTGGATATTACAGaaactttaaattaaaaattgcttttaaacATGTACTTTATTAAGTCAAAACATTCAGTCAATTTAGAATGTCAGACTCCTTATGTCACTGCATCAGACTTCTTTATATTTAATTCAGGATCATAAATTTCAAGATTATGGACCAGATTATTGaccaaaaaaaatcataacaatattattaatccCTTCAGCTGAAAGATTAATATTTTTCTGATTGCCCTGTGGTACTGGAaccaaagtttaaaacaaattggcaatttgacttttttaatgATCCTTAATTTTCACCAGAAGCACTGGAGTATGACACcacatatacatgtaaaaaagaTAATATACAACACCTTATAAAAGTGTTATTTCTGAAGTACAGAGGTATATCCTTTACGATTACTTTTATTATAAAGGGTTTTTACTTATTGTTTGTCTTATAATAGTCACTTAGACATTGCTCGTGACATTTTGATCAAGTACAGGGTTTCATCAATCAATAGTGTTGATTTACTGAGTGGGACTATGATTTTGTTCATCGTGGttgttagtgattggtgtaCCATGAACCTTGATCATGGTTGGTGGATCAGtatattattaaatttattattaatatatgaCCTCCAATTAAATCAACATTTGATTTGTATTCTACACTTCTACACTTTTTGTATCCAACTTCTGATACCATGTAAAAAATTCGCTCACGTTCTTAAACATCAActtgaataaaaataagaacATAGTGAGCTCATGAGCGGCCATGACATTAAACTGTAACAAAAGTAAGCCTGAGTTTGCACGTGTAAATGCTAAAATCTAGATGGATGCTAAACAATGCAATATCGTCACACTCACCATGTTTGTTAGAACAATGTCACCATTTTCCATGGGAGGCTTTTCATCACTGTTACCAAGCGGATGATCTCCTTCATGATGCTCCAGCCTGGAACATCTCCTTTGCTTTTTAAAGCTCATGTGCCGACTTGAAGGTCCAGGAAGCTGTACAAAAAATGGAGCTTACATTAAGCCAAAAGGAAAGCATCACTCCTTAAATTCCTTATGCAAATATGGTCATGTGATGTTTGAAAATAATCAAACAACCAGGCCACCAAGTTATCTGTGATCagtaaatggccattttccagTTTAGAAATGAGAGGCAAACCAGGCCCAGTTAACTActgcaaagacttctggaacTGTTACTGGGGACAGGGAAACAACTTGGCCAATAGCTCAATAGTGTGTCCCCAGTAACGATATCCCAGAAGTCTTTAGGAAAGCTAAGCTCACCAAGTTTCCTTCTTGTTTCAGAAGTCGGGAAATGGCACAGTAAGACTGTTCATGCACATTGTATATAATTAGATCAGAATGCGTGGCCTACTCAACAAATCCACTCTTACAGCACTCGCTCCTCCTCTtctggaaattattacattagcCACTCTAGAgtaaatcagaaaaatgattcGTTTTCTATTATGGGAGCAAAAAATTTGGAATAGTATACCTGAAAATTTACgaaattcttcaaaatctctctttaaggaaaaagttcatacaattctgttgaaaatatttgaagttcaggatagatatgctgacctaaacacgataatctccgattttaaaaaatattagcccccgcttatctaaatagctgcctcgattttcttatctcaatttctctcgtgactgaccttttttattataaatatggtactttttcacttcaactatttgtaataaatcttaagccgtctacacaccacctgcctcgattagccttgctatttgcaggtggtgtgatatttgtatatttaatgtaagaaataaagatgttgttgttgttgtaatctTGGTTTCCAAAGAATGGCTAATGATATATAACAGAAACAATGTTGGGATCATTATACGTCTCTgcgaaactgctcacctacccctcccctaagccaacatgaacacttacttctcactttgggcaaaatgttggcttaggggaggggaaggtgggcagtttcccagaaacgtataataatCCCAATGTTGGACTCGTTTGCTGTTTGCAAAAGCATattcagtatttttaaaaattgttaactTTAAAGCCTAAGGATGAAATAACTTAAGTGTCAGTGATGGTTCAAAATTAATGAAAGCCACTTTGccgtggtactgtttattacacAAAGCATCATATACATTGTTAAGCTGGTTTGGATTTTGAGTTTGACTGTTTAATCCAATGGCatgatcattcaaatgaaacctctttgtttgcagcacttacatgtacatgtacctaaggaaaaataatattctttttgtttacactgattaaaaaagatatttcaaaACTTACGATCATTTTACTTTAGGAGTTTTCAGGTCTAAAACAGTACAGTAAATATTGTATTATTACTGACCTCAACATCAATGTGGCTGTGGCCACCATGATCTCCAACTTTGCTCTTTAAACAAAGATGCATCAAagtttcaaacaagaaaaatccatAAATGGAAAGCAGCACCACCAGGGCTTTCCAAACGAATCCCTTCTCTTCTGAATGATCAGCATGGCTGTCACCTTCAGCTGTATCTTCATGTTGGTGGAGACCAAATGCCTGGTAGCAAAATGatttatttaaataataattattttataattacaAGAAACCACTTTCAGGATTTTAGCAAAAAGAGGTTTTCAGAACAGCTGTGTTATAACAATAAGACCTTTTATAAAACAACTAAGATAGAACCCACATTCTGactggttaaaaacctatggtttattgtgccggtaaactcacagaaaacttttaagttatttcataaacaaggctgtgctctaaggaaaatttcaaggagcccttcgggctcccaAGCATTTTAGTTAAGGTGCCCAGACCTCAAAGTTGGTCGCCCGAATAAAAATTTTGgggagcccttcgggctcccaAGCATTCCAGCTGGGGTGCCCAGGCCTCTCAAGTTGGTCGCCCGAGTACATCTGATGAGGAAGTTTTGTACGCACATGAATCTTACTGGCCTGCTGATCACCAAAGTCGGCAATTTTAGCTTTTGGGTTCGACAAAAACCCGCATGTTGTCTTATGAAACCCATCAAAGTTTTCGTGCCATTCAGATTTAAAACCAGAAACGTGAGCAATGCCGCcgaattgtaaaaaaaattcagcaggTGTACGTAAACTTCATTAAGATCTTTCGGTCAAACATAGGAAACTGTCCTTTTTACCAGTAATactaaacttgaaaataaattttcaaaggGTGAATCAATGCAGCATGAAACATACGCGGCAGATCGAACTCAAGTTCCCGTGAAACTTTCCGTGTGACCGCCGCGGCCCAAAtctattgttttaataaaaaataagtcatctttaattttcttttctatattaTCAGTGAATCTTTTAGGGTAATTGAGCTTTTCGTGGATACGGTCGAAGCGTAAACCAGCTCTTCTttccgtgtttttatttttttttggccactAAATTTAGCCTATATATGCATGCATTCGAATTTAGTTTTCGATACGAAAAATGCCAAGACAACCTGGAACTGCCCTGtttctaaaacaacaataaaaacgatcAGAACGATCATATCTGTTCTTTTTATATTTCGTTATCTTATGTAAAGGGAAGAAAACAATCATAAGTTATGTTTTAGCCGAGCAGACAAAGCAGCCAAAAGCCGTAAAAACATTACATTTGCATACTGGTCAATACAGCAACTTCCgttttatacaaaaataaattattccgCGTCGCCAGCCGCGCTCTATGTCTGTCAGAAAAGTATTGACAGTTTCTCCAAAAAACTGTACATAATGAACCATTctatctgaaagaaaaaattttaaaactgttttaagaAGCGGTAGAAATCGAAATCCGTGCCGCTTGTCACGTTCAAAGTGATggattatgttacatgtgaaATCATGCAGAACGACCTTTAAACATTGACGCGTGCCCGTTTCTTTCGTACAACATTcgtaaaaacattttctgtaCGGTTTAGTAAACTCTAACTCAATAAGCCAACACTAGGATGTTAAATTTTTCTGCTCGCTTGACTGAACACTGCACCAGAAGCAAGAGTGCCCGGCCGGGCGACCGGGAACTTTTTTTCAGTCGCCCGAAGCTAAATGTTAGTTGCCTCAGGCGACCGGGCGCCGTTAGACCACAGCCTtgataaaagcaatagaccacactttctgtGGGTTTACcagcgtgataacccacttgggatgttggcaGAAtgctcgaaaagcttgtaaatcactgtCCTTTGCAGGGTGcgaagaaagtcagttttacagcttgccattcgggcaagttTTAGCTAACATGTACTGCccgaaagtcatttcaactagcccgaaaaaaatttgatgagcaggattgattacagttcttctgttattcgaattcctaaaaaaatatcacttgcccgtcgggcaagttaaaaacagaatttactagcccgatagcagaatccactagccccgggctatcggacactactttctttgcacgctgctttGGCTcctgatttacaagcttttcttgtgttctcccaacatcccacgtgggttatcacgccggtaaacccatagaaagtgcgGTCTACAGCTTAAGTTTACACAGGTCCGGACATTTTTTTGAAGGGCCAAAAACTTGCATAGATCAGCTGCCTTTCGTTTACCACGTAAGTTCTTGAATTGCAAAGTGTGCAAAGTTTTGATCTACTGGTATTTAGAAGTACATATAGGTAAAAAGGTTTTGACTAGTACGGTTCCACTTTTATATATGCTGACTCCTGTAACATGAAGGtgcaaatttttccaaattttttagtGCTAAAAGCCTGGAGTCTAGTTGTGTGGCTTACATAAGTCTGACTCCTGTGAACAATTAAAGCAATCTGTAATGGAATGCGCACATTTCTGCATAAACAGGTTGCACAAACATAAATTTGTCTGGACCTGTTTAAACAGGGTCTATGGGCAACTTACATGAGGTAAGAGATGAAGTAAGCTGTCTCCAGCAAGAGTTCCCACAGCAAGAGCCACCAACATCGCCAAGATCTTCCTGTACATTTTCTTTCCCAGAAATGGAATAGTAGCCACGCCCATTAAAGATGTAAGGCTGATGATAGTCACAGCGGCAAAGCCATAACCCCAGACTGGAGAtaagaaacaaaaccaaaaagatCAACAAGTTTAACATGTACAACGCTTGCTATCAGAACTCTCAAAATTAATGAAGGCATTCCTattatattttaaacaaaatatcacAAAGAAAAAGGTTCCCTAGAAAAATTAATACAGATACAGTGGAACTTCGATTTAACAAACCTCTATATTATGAAGTCCTTGGTACTAAGAACAATTTTCTTCAGCCCGgccaaaattacagtaaaatgtaaTGTATAGAACAGAGCCTCGATTTAACAAACCTCAATAAACGAAATCCTCCCTATAGCAAACACAATCCAGAAGGCGCAATCGTAAAATATACCCCATAACATGACCTATAACATGCACACTTACTTTTTCCCATATGCTTTTCTGGatctgtttttgtttggtttgacTGGTTAGACTGGTTAGACTGTTGCTTGCAAGCTCCACTCTTTGCTTGTTGAATAAAAGCAGGGCAAAGCTGTTTGAAGTCATAATCATCTGCTCCAATGGAGTGATCAATGTCAAAAACTGTCAGCATCTCATCGACTGAGTAACACTAAAAAACATGAACATTCTTTGTAAACAAGTAATTGATCATTGTTCAGGAATACATATTATATTGCGTAAATCTAAGATACAGTTTAAGTTGAAAAGTCTGTTATATATACAGTACAATAGACACAATCTAAGAAGTTATAAGTTATATAAGGTCATACAAGTAAAGTGTACTAATTTCAACTTCTTTCCAAAGAACTGGGAATTCTTGCTGGTTTTTAaggttaaagggttaattacTGTGAGAACTTAGTAAGGTTTGCTCAGCCAAGTATACAAATGCCTCAAAAAAGACGGAAGTTCCTTTACTGTACAATACATGGAACCCAGAAAGATTTGAGTGACTCAAAGAcaataagggggagggggacttTGTCTCAAGGATGACAATCAAGCTTTATTAAACTCAATTTATAAAGGtaccttaaaagtttaaaaggatTCATTAAGTTTAATAAGATTGTTTTGGAATGATCTGGATCAAGATCAAAAGAACCAATGAATCCTTTTCCAGGGTGGATTTGTGGGTTCCTTTGATGGGCAATGATCTGACTGACCTCAAATCACTGATCCTGGTCCGGATCATACCAATGGAAAGCACCCTAAATGTAGGATAGGTGAGTATaggcagggcttctgatatttcgtgCCATCGCAGAGCagcgaaattcaggtaaatccacAAAATCCAGcgaaattcggtagaaatcttactaaatacatgtctgtacagcaATTTTGAAACTTGTCTCAGCTACTGGGGATATTTACatgccgtaaacttgcaaatttatgcCAAAATTTTGTCACCAAAACGTGCAAACAATGTTCTGAAACTCCCAAGCAtagattatgttgcgaaaaactgggcactagccatgatgttaaaggctttgccattcgTTCATTTGtggagcgtattgttgttgaaagagcaaatgatgacctctgttagaaaaacattaaaaatgctGGTCTGATTGGTGCAAAACTGATCGATTTCTAGCAGaatttgccctgaaaataaccacaaaatccgCCGTcttttttaccgattgctttcCCGCTAAGTTTGCCCCAAAAATTCCTGTGAAATCGGCCGTTTTTTCCGCgattttgtccctaaaaatcccgcgaaatttgactttttttctgcGACCTACATgtatcagaagccctgtaaaGGGGTAAGGAGGAGGCTTGACGTTTGAGTAGCACCTACACTGCCACTTCCACCACTACTGTGAGTGTGAGAATCAACTGCACGGCGATGAAGGTTGTGAGATGCTGCAGATTCCTCTTGTGATGACACAGCAGATGCAGCAGACCTTCGGTGTCTGTGGTTATGGCCATCATGGCTGTCACTTGAAGATGAGGCTGTTGACTCAGAAGATATCTTTCCAATACCAAGACTTTCAGCGATGCTTTCTAAGTCTTCTTCAGAAAGGTGCTCTTTGCCATTAAAAAGTTCTTTAATGAAGAATTCTTTTAATGGTAGATTAGATTTGGTCTCGTTGTGTCCGTGACCTTCCTTGATACAGTATCCTTTAACCAGATGCAGGATAATGCTGGCACAGGCTTTCTCAAAATCATGTTGATCAAGAACCTTTTCTTCTTCATGACTGTGTTCATGTTCCCCGTGATGGTGGCCTTCCTCTTCTATCTCTTTAAAAATGTCTTCCCCTGAAAAACACTGGTAATATAAAGAAGAATATTAGATCTTTGATAGCATTTAGACTTGGTAATTCAGTAGTTTGCTTAGGGGGGTTTCAATGAGCACCGACAACCAGTGAAAAGTGTCGGCTACATGTTCATTGCTCAGAGAAGTTGGCTACTTTTTCCCCCCAAAGAAGCAGCAACTAGTTCAAATAATGTCATGGACAAAACTAGAATTTGTTCACGCAAAAATGTACGTAACTTAGTAAATTATCATTTGTCCAATCACAACGATATCTGAAAACAAAGGATTCTCAAGTTATTTTGCAAACAGGCCAATAAAAGTCAAGATTTAACTATGCAACCGCTGAAAATTTTCCAGTGCAACTACTCAAACTGGGGCACTTGGAAGCAGACTATCCCACCATGTTGTTCTTTGAAAACAAAGATTCTCAAGTTGTTTTACAAACGGACCAATAAAACTCAAGGTTCAACTACGCAACCATTGAAATACCGTTTGAACTTACCTGACCTCTCAGGTAAGAGCCCTCAGATTCATGAATGTTATTGGTTCGTTTGCAAAAAAACTAGGGAATCTTCTGTTTTCAGAAATCATAGTGATTGGACAATTTTCTTCTAAGTGCCATGCTTCCAGTAATCGCACTGTATAAGGCATGTTTTTCTTGTCTACTCTATTTCCCACTAGCACTAATCAGCTCTCCTCTGCAAGATGTGTGTATTTATACTAGGAAATTTTCCTCTGTTACTTTTAAATGCAAGCTgccaatattattttcaaaattcttttAATGACAGATCTAAAAGAAATCACAAGATGCTGATCAATCACAGTCTCTTCACAATTCAATAAATTTCACTAAGAACTGACACACCCGAacaggaattattttgaagatcacgtttttcaaattcaaatcaACTGTATTAATCTACAAAAGAATCTTTTTGTAACTTAGAACAAAAAAGTTGCAGTCTACTGGTACTTCATACACTGTAATCAGCAGTAATACTGTGTGTTTTCTTTTACCTTGTCACTGCGCGACCATTTTGTTCAGCTGCATTGTaccaaaggcaaatttttaCTGGATGTTCATTTCCAAACATTTTAGTTATACGTGTTTTTAAAGGTTAACTAATGTTTAACAACGTCACTAATTCCTTGGTGGCACGGGCTGAAGTTGAATGTGGtatgcttttaaaaactgtgaaagatcaGTGACATAAGCTTTTACGTGGGTAGTTCCTGCCGTCGATACTTCCTGTGTTTATTTACCAAACTTTATTTGTCAGACCTGGCCCTGCAGTTAAGAAAAATGAGTACCTGTTGAAGTAATATCTAAGTTTTTAGTTTTCTTCCGTTTTTTTACGAACTTGTAGCTCCACTCTTGCTATATATCTTAAGGGCTACATGTACATATACAATCTTTGAAACAAGATATTCAGTTTTCTTAAACTTAGGCAAATCTGTAATGAAGACACACTTGGCTCTGTCACTTTGCTGTCCATGAGGTTTGACTAAAAATGTAGATCAGCATCTAGGTCTATTAATAAGTTCTTTAGGAATGTGGTTAATAGTTCATGGAATGAGACAATTAGTGTTGggcaattaattttaatttgggCAATTAGCAAAACAATTAAGTCCTGTGCCACATTAAttttgtgaaagaaaaattatgaacAGTGAAATAGCAAAAAAGATCTGCTAAGAAAGTAAAGGAAAATTCATGCACACATCAGCCATAAAAATTCAAGCCACGAAATTTGTCCAGCCTCACTTCAAAAGTTACTGTTTGATCATAGGTCCAATATATTTAATCTTTTAGGTAAATATGTTGCACATACAGGTAAgattgaatttagaaaaaaacatTGAATGCACACAGCAAAGTGTCCACACAAAAACAAACTGACTACCA
The sequence above is a segment of the Porites lutea chromosome 3, jaPorLute2.1, whole genome shotgun sequence genome. Coding sequences within it:
- the LOC140930380 gene encoding metal cation symporter ZIP14-like isoform X2; protein product: MFFLKIVVFLYLKLSLYEFVFSHESRNHEHYSFKELQDAVNGDSLKSDDLQRLFDKLHFLNCSANKPSPDYRRCSSPIELLNISGSSPSKPLNSSEFEELSPSIVYCLLPALEKNSGQQRCDSPRNHSELFDSFTRNFSHGEHGITHEALDGILEAINKTIGDFLTEKKCFSGEDIFKEIEEEGHHHGEHEHSHEEEKVLDQHDFEKACASIILHLVKGYCIKEGHGHNETKSNLPLKEFFIKELFNGKEHLSEEDLESIAESLGIGKISSESTASSSSDSHDGHNHRHRRSAASAVSSQEESAASHNLHRRAVDSHTHSSGGSGSCYSVDEMLTVFDIDHSIGADDYDFKQLCPAFIQQAKSGACKQQSNQSNQSNQTKTDPEKHMGKIWGYGFAAVTIISLTSLMGVATIPFLGKKMYRKILAMLVALAVGTLAGDSLLHLLPHAFGLHQHEDTAEGDSHADHSEEKGFVWKALVVLLSIYGFFLFETLMHLCLKSKVGDHGGHSHIDVELPGPSSRHMSFKKQRRCSRLEHHEGDHPLGNSDEKPPMENGDIVLTNMDIKDGFEQPKDRVPQGHQNTTNNRKKSLQRSLSRRSVFRDELEKEKPSFKTISTVAWMIIIGDTLHNISDGLAIGAAFAEGGNSGVSGGISTSIAVFCHELPHELGDFAVLLTAGMTVKMALLANLLSALSCYIGLAIGIYVGQEADVRFWIFAVAGGMFLYVALVDMLPDLMHSETLQAEPVATFLLQNFGLVLGFAIMLIIALYEEDLMAINF
- the LOC140930380 gene encoding metal cation symporter ZIP14-like isoform X1; its protein translation is MFFLKIVVFLYLKLSLYEFVFSHESRNHEHYSFKELQDAVNGDSLKSDDLQRLFDKLHFLNCSANKPSPDYRRCSSPIELLNISGSSPSKPLNSSEFEELSPSIVYCLLPALEKNSGQQRCDSPRNHSELFDSFTRNFSHGEHGITHEALDGILEAINKTIGDFLTEKKCFSGEDIFKEIEEEGHHHGEHEHSHEEEKVLDQHDFEKACASIILHLVKGYCIKEGHGHNETKSNLPLKEFFIKELFNGKEHLSEEDLESIAESLGIGKISSESTASSSSDSHDGHNHRHRRSAASAVSSQEESAASHNLHRRAVDSHTHSSGGSGSCYSVDEMLTVFDIDHSIGADDYDFKQLCPAFIQQAKSGACKQQSNQSNQSNQTKTDPEKHMGKIWGYGFAAVTIISLTSLMGVATIPFLGKKMYRKILAMLVALAVGTLAGDSLLHLLPHAFGLHQHEDTAEGDSHADHSEEKGFVWKALVVLLSIYGFFLFETLMHLCLKSKVGDHGGHSHIDVELPGPSSRHMSFKKQRRCSRLEHHEGDHPLGNSDEKPPMENGDIVLTNMDGSVKNFSSSSTTSPSCTLHSHCVYEHVSGTDTDDGEYEDIKDGFEQPKDRVPQGHQNTTNNRKKSLQRSLSRRSVFRDELEKEKPSFKTISTVAWMIIIGDTLHNISDGLAIGAAFAEGGNSGVSGGISTSIAVFCHELPHELGDFAVLLTAGMTVKMALLANLLSALSCYIGLAIGIYVGQEADVRFWIFAVAGGMFLYVALVDMLPDLMHSETLQAEPVATFLLQNFGLVLGFAIMLIIALYEEDLMAINF